CGGCTCACCGGAGACTTGTCGCTGACTCAGTGCTGCTAAAAGTTCCGCCGATGCAATGGCCGCGTGTTGAGCCTCCGGAACGAGGCAGTCCCAATCGCGCCGGTCGGAATCAAACGTGCACCGCAGGCTGTCGCCGCGCCATACGCGGTCCCGAGCATCGACTTCATGATGGTAACAAATGTCCTTTAACTTCACTCCGTACGTACAAAAGGCCAGGATGGAATGACCCTCGGGACCAACGCGCGTCACATGGGCCGGCGAATAACTATCTTGCAGGATATGGAGCGCGTGGCCGATCCAGTAGTGATAATGGTAACGGTCGCCAGACTGCAGATGGGCCGTCGCTCGTTTCAGTGCTTGCTCGAGTGCAAACTTAACGGCCTGACAGGTTTCGCCATTAGTAGTGGTGCTGCCATCACGGTAATTGCGCAGCGCATGCAAGTGTTGTAACCGGCCGTCATGGTGCCAATCGGTCGCAGGCGTTGCGCCGTATACCTGGCGCATCTCGGGGGGAGGAAAATCGGATTCAAAATTACCCTTAATTAAAGGATGGAATGAAATGGGGCCGTGCACGCCGTATGGCACCGGCTCGTACCCGATATCTTGGCGTCCACTAAGGCGTTGATTAGCGATCTCAACAGCGAAGCGGGTGATGTCCTCGTGACCTCTGAGCGTTCCTGCGCCTGTGTGCCAGAGTAAGTCTGAATACTGGCTATCATTGGTGGCCCCACATCCCCAGGTGACGAGATGAAACAGTGAAAACCAGACAGCTGCGATACCCCGTCTCCCCAACATCCACCACCTCATGGGCTGAAAGAAGGATCATTAAGATACGACCAGATTTTTTGGAACAAGGTGACCATAGCGTTCGTCGCGTTATCTGCCAAGCGACATGTGCACGACTCAGTGCTACAATTGCCGCATGTCATTCAGCGACCATAATCACGCATTTTGGACCGCGCATGCGTTACCAATTGATCAGCCAGATGATGCATTTTCCGGCAGCTGAGGGTGTCCAATTACCGGCATTTTTCACATATCCTGCTGGTCTAGATAAGGTACCTGCTATTCTCTTTATCTACGAAGCTCTCGGCCTGAACGACGAGATGCGGCGCCTTGCCGTTAGCTTTGCTGGTGCCGGTTATGCTGTGATGATGCCGGATTTATTCGCGCGGGGGCCTTGGGCCGTTTGCATCAGTCGTTTGATGGCGGATCTGAAGCGTGAGCAGGGACAAGGAGTCGACGATCTCCTGGCCGCGCGTGGCTGGCTCGCTGGGCAGCCTCAGGTCGATGCCGGTCGGATCGCTACACTAGGACTCTGTATGGGTGGAGGCTTCGCGCTGCTACTCGCTAAAACAGGCTTGTTTAAAGCGGCGGCACCTTTTTATGGGCACACACCGCGCGAGCTTAAGGGTAGCTGTCCCGTGGTAGCGAGTTACGGTGGCAGGGACGATGCCTTTCGGCCGCATTTCGAGCATCTCACTACAGAACTATCTACCAGCCACATCCCGCACGACGTGAAACTTTATCCTGACGCCGGTCACAGCTTCATGAATCAGACTACGGATAAATTCGTTAGCTGGCTTGGTGAGAAGCTGCCCATGCGCGTCGGACACAATACCGAGGCCGAGCAAGATGCGCGCCGCCGGGTGCTCGCCTTTTTTGCGGAGCACGTTTGAGCGGGCGGCATCTTGAAAGTCGCTTAAAGTCGCTTAAAGTCGCTTATTAACGTGTGCAGCAGATATCAGCGCAGAGCGGATTGAAGTAGTTGTAGTTGTAGCGGTAGTAGCCCCAGCAGTAACCGAAACACTCGCCTTCGCAGCGGCTGTCGCGCGTTGGTTGGGCAAAGATAGAGACGTTTGGGCAGCTAGCAATTTGCGAAAGGCCGCCGCTACACACGAGTAATGATAGAGCGAGTAATGTGGACTTCATATGACACCTGTGGGGTTAGTGGGAAATGTTAGTTTCCTATGGCGGGCGGGTCATAAACTAAACAGGGCAGTGTTTTCAAGTAAAAAAATGAAGGGCATGATTATTGCGACGTGTTTCCTGCAGTAATCAGAAATCATTGATTTAATTTACGCGGCACTCTTTGACAGGACGGATCGATCGCGAGAAGGGAACGCTATTCGTTGCCTTCAGCGTAGGCGCCAAAGCTCCACGGAGCCTGCGCGCTGGATCAAAACGGATCCTGAGATCGTCGCCAGGCTAAGTGCCAAGGGGGAGCTGCTGTCGGTGATGGCATAGCTAATGTTAGCCTCGTAAAGTTTGCGCGTAAGCTCGGTACCGGACAGGCTAGCCACGTTCCAGGTCCAAGCCGGGTAGGTCTTCTTGATGTGCCAGAATTCTGCATTAGACAGAAAGTACTCGGCATTGCATATGGTGTTGGCAAATACACGAGGCATGGTGGCTGTGTTGGTGATTGATGTGGCGTCTTTACTGATTAGGCGCGACAGGTGGTGGTTGAGCAGCATATTGGGCTTATGCTCGAAGAGACCGAATGTTACGCCGTCACCGCTTAGCCCGCGATATAGATCACGTAGTGCCACGTCGAAGTTGGAGTAAAGGATACCCATCAAAGCTATGACGACCGGCGTTACTTTGCGGCGCCTTGATTCAGGGGTAGCTTGCACCAGCAAGGCGACGCCGATGACCATGAGCGGGCCCAGCATCGCCAGAAAGTGACGGGATTCGACTTGCTTGCCAAATTCGCCGCAGAAAAGCTGCAAGATGAAAAAGGCTATGGTCGAAAATACGAGCAAGAAACGGCAATCCGCAGAGGCAAAGAAGGGTTTTAGCACAAAATGAGTGCGACGCGTTGCAACTAGGTAGATGCAGGTCAATAAGCCGATGGTGATAGTAATGTCGCTGATCAGTAGCCTGCTCAGAGAGTTGAAAAGTGTGACAACACTCAGTTTGAACGGCTCGGCTTCAGTGATGACGCGACTAAGTTCCGGTGCATAAGGGGTAGGAAACAGTTCCGAGAGCAGGGGGAAGAACGGATTGCCCGTGACGTAGGCATTACGTAGGCCGAACGGAGCCCACTCAGCGATCATGAGTAGAGCGCCAGTAAGGAGCAATCTCAGATGAGTGGCGAAGGCGCGCCCGTGATCACCGCCAAGCTCGGGACGCGTCAGCAAATCGGCCACGCCTATAGCCGCGAAAGTAAGCCCAGCCGTTGGCTTCATGATCATCGCCACACTCGCTCCTGCCAAGAACAGAGTGGGTACACCGCGCGCTATTCCTACTAAAGCTAATGCCGCCGCACCCGCCAGGTAGCCATCGTTTTTAGGCAACAGCATAAAAAATACCAGCCACGTATGCATGCATATGAGCACAAACGCGGCGCGCTCGCGGCGATTCAGCCAAGGTCGGGCCAGTGTCAACAGCGCCCAGACAAAGGTGCCGTAGCCGCAGATGAGATGACTGATCTGAGCTAGGGCATTTTGCTCGGCGTTACCTACGGCCAGAATCTTGAGGAATAAATAGTAGTGTTCAACGGCCAGAGCATAGCCAGTGTAAATATTTGTTACGAAGACTCCCGTGTGACCACGCTGGAGCCAGCTTTCTGCGGCTGAAAGGTGGTAGATATAGGCGTCCTCGTGCCCTTGAAAGAAAAAGACCATCGAGCAACGGAGAGCCACGACTGCTAGGAGTAACCACAGCCAAAGTTTGGATTGGCGAGTAATTTGATGCTGATATGTGTCGGTTAGTTCCGCCACGGAGTGTCGCCAACCCAACCCATTGCTGCGCCAGGCTAGAGCAGCCAGTAAGTTGCCGCCGGCTACAAGTGGTAGCGCGCTGGACCAGCTTGGAGGCCAGATCAATCCCCCGGCGAAAGTAAAGAGGCCGACCACGGCGACGCCCAGGAGCAGGCTACAGCCGGTCCATAGCCCCAGGTCATCCATCTTTATGGCGGCGGTGGGTATGCCGACGATGACACTTGCAATTTTTCTGAGCGGGATCAGCGAGACGATGCCCCACCCCCATAGCATGGGCAGCAGCGCTAGGAAGGTGAAGCTGGACTTGACTACAAGCCACCAAGCGCCAAGTGGTCCACCTACAGCCTCTTCCATTGGCATATGGCGGGCCAAGACTAGCCAAAGCATAGCTAGAAGCAGCAACAAGGATGGCGTCTTTTTTCCGCGCACGATTAGGCACTAACCATATTTAATAATGTCAAATATCTTATATAAAATATAAGGATACGTGTTAGCAAGCGGCGTTTGGTCGAGAGGTGCCGAGAGCTACCTGTATTGCGCCTTTTTTGTAATTCGAGGAATGGAAGGGTAGCCCCACATGACAGACTCAGTGGATCTGCAGGTCAACACCATCATTGTAGTGCCCGTATATAACGAAGAAAAGCGGCTACAAGCTGAAGCATTTATCAATTTTGTCGAGCAGCACCAGAACTCTAAGATACTCTTTGCGAACGATGGTAGCATCGACGGCACGCAGGCCCTTTTGGACCGCATATGCCGCCATCCGAGCGGTCGCATCACTCACCTGAACCTAACCAAAAATTCTGGCAAAGCTGAAGCTGTGCGCACCGGGGTGGCAAACGCCCTTGCGCAATCCGGTATTGAATATGTTGGTTACCTTGACGCCGACTTATCTACTCCAGTGACGGAAATGGTACCTTTTATCGACCTATTGAAGACCAGGCCTGGGGCCGTCATGGTTTTGGGTTCACGCGTCAAGCTTTTGGGCCGAAAAATAAAGCGCCGTTTACTGCGGCATTATCTGGGCCGTGTATTTGCAACTGTGGCATCGATAGTTTTGGACATCGGCGTGTACGATACGCAATGCGGCGCTAAACTCTTTAGATCCTCGGCGGCGGTAAAAGCAATTTTTGCTGAACCGTTCTCCAGTCGATGGATTTTTGATGTCGAGATCATTGCTCGTCTGGCTAGAGAGCTAGGTGTACGGGGTCCCGAGCTAGAGGCGACGATGATAGAGTGTCCGTTAGGGGTGTGGCAGGACGTCGGCGGGTCGAAGGTCAAGGCAAAGGATTTCTTCGTGGCATTTCTAGAAATGCTCTCGCTACATTTGCGATACCAAAAGTTTTTGAGATGACCTAAAGGAGTAATTAAGCCAGTAGCATATTAAGGTCATCGAGGCTGAGAGCGCCGAGCATGCTATCTTCTGCGGTGATGATGGCATCGGCTAAGTCACGCTTTTTAGCCTGAAGCGCAAGGATTTTATCCTCGATGGTGTCACGTGCAATGAGACGGTAGGCAAAAACTGTTTTGGTCTGACCAATGCGATGAGCTCGGTCGACGGCCTGAGCTTCGGCTGCGGGGTTCCACCAAGGATCGAGGATAAAACAGTAGTCCGCGGCGGTGAGGTTGAGGCCAACACCACCGGCTTTGAGGCTGATCAGAAAGATGGCCGTGGTCGGATCTTGCTGAAAGCGCGCGACTCGCTCCTCGCGATGACGTGTTTGGCCGTCCAGATATTCGTAGGCAATGGCCTCCTGATCGAGCTGGCGCCGCACGAAATTCAGTAGCGACGTAAACTGACTAAATACCAAGGCTTTATGACCACCGTCGACGACCTCACGCAATTTCGCCATGAGGAGGTCAATTTTTCCACTGTCACTGCCGTCGTGAGCGTTATCGATCAACCCTGGATGGCAGGCTGCCTGGCGTAGACGCAGGAGGGCCTCGAGCACTTGGATCTTGGTGCGGTTTAGTCCATCCTTCGCCACGGCCTTGGATAGATTACGGCGGTAGTGGGCCAGGAGTTCATCGTAGAGTTGGCGCTGCATGGGTTCTAGGTCACAGTAGATGGTTTGCTCGACCTTGGCTGGCAGATCGGGTAGCACCTGCTCTTTGGTGCGCCTTAAGATAAAAGGCTTCAGCGCGCGGCCGAGGGCGGCAGCTGCAGCTTTACCCTCGTCGACTGGCATCTTGGTGACGGACCTCATGAGTGAGGCACTGAGCATCCCTGGATTTAGAAACTCAAAAATGGCGCCTAATTCTCCCAAGTGGTTCTCCACTGGTGTGCCGGACAGAGCAAGGCGCCGATCGGCTTTAAGTAGGCGCGCTGCCTTGGCGCTGAGTGAGCTTCGGTTCTTGACGGCTTGTGCCTCGTCGAGGATGGCGTAGTGGAAATCAATCTTGCGCAGTTTATCGATATCAAGGCGCAGCAGACCGTAGGTAGTGACGATGAGATCGTAGCTACCGATGGCCCCGAGGCGACCGTGGCGATCAGCGTGGGCGTAGTCGAGAACGCGGAGATCAGGGCAAAAACGTGCGGCCTCGCGGATCCAATTGTGGACGAGACTGCGCGGCACTACGATGATGGAGGGTTTTCCAGCCGGCGCCTGCATCTGCAAAAGGGCGAGCACTTGAACGGTCTTACCAAGTCCCATGTCATCGGCCAGACAGCCATTTAAATTGGCCTCACGGAGGACGGCAAGCCAGCCCAGGCCCTCTTCTTGATAATGTCTCAATGTCCCTTTAAACGCGGCTGGTGCTGCGAGCGCCTGCACGGCTGAGGCCTCCTTGAGGCGCCGCCTGAGGGCTTTAAACTTGGCGTCTAGATTGACCTCGGGTAGCTGACTTAGGAGAGCGTCAA
This is a stretch of genomic DNA from Deltaproteobacteria bacterium. It encodes these proteins:
- a CDS encoding dienelactone hydrolase family protein; protein product: MRYQLISQMMHFPAAEGVQLPAFFTYPAGLDKVPAILFIYEALGLNDEMRRLAVSFAGAGYAVMMPDLFARGPWAVCISRLMADLKREQGQGVDDLLAARGWLAGQPQVDAGRIATLGLCMGGGFALLLAKTGLFKAAAPFYGHTPRELKGSCPVVASYGGRDDAFRPHFEHLTTELSTSHIPHDVKLYPDAGHSFMNQTTDKFVSWLGEKLPMRVGHNTEAEQDARRRVLAFFAEHV
- a CDS encoding glycosyltransferase — its product is MTDSVDLQVNTIIVVPVYNEEKRLQAEAFINFVEQHQNSKILFANDGSIDGTQALLDRICRHPSGRITHLNLTKNSGKAEAVRTGVANALAQSGIEYVGYLDADLSTPVTEMVPFIDLLKTRPGAVMVLGSRVKLLGRKIKRRLLRHYLGRVFATVASIVLDIGVYDTQCGAKLFRSSAAVKAIFAEPFSSRWIFDVEIIARLARELGVRGPELEATMIECPLGVWQDVGGSKVKAKDFFVAFLEMLSLHLRYQKFLR